One genomic segment of Deinococcus sp. YIM 134068 includes these proteins:
- the efp gene encoding elongation factor P → MISVTELRNGTKVEMDGGLWECLDYSHLKMGRGGAKVVTKFRNMETGSIVDRTFNSGEKLQDIYVEGKKMQYLYKDGQDHVFMDLETYDQVHLPGNLVGDAAKFMKENTDVEVQMYGDKPLKITLPNQVILKIVRTDPGVRGDTVSGGTKPATLETGAVVQVPLFVEQETNVKVDTRTGEYLSRA, encoded by the coding sequence ATGATCAGCGTGACTGAACTGCGTAACGGCACGAAGGTGGAGATGGACGGCGGCCTGTGGGAGTGCCTGGACTACTCCCACCTCAAGATGGGACGTGGCGGTGCCAAAGTGGTGACCAAGTTCCGCAATATGGAGACCGGCTCGATTGTCGACCGCACCTTCAACTCCGGCGAGAAGTTGCAGGACATCTACGTGGAAGGCAAGAAGATGCAGTACCTATACAAGGACGGCCAGGACCACGTGTTCATGGACCTGGAGACCTATGACCAGGTGCATCTGCCCGGCAACCTCGTCGGCGACGCGGCCAAGTTCATGAAGGAGAACACCGATGTCGAGGTCCAGATGTACGGCGACAAGCCCCTCAAGATCACCCTGCCCAACCAGGTGATCCTGAAGATCGTGCGGACCGACCCCGGCGTGCGCGGCGATACCGTCTCGGGCGGCACCAAGCCCGCCACGCTGGAGACGGGGGCCGTCGTGCAGGTGCCCCTCTTCGTGGAGCAGGAGACCAACGTCAAGGTGGATACCCGCACGGGCGAGTACCTCAGCCGCGCCTAA
- a CDS encoding ABC transporter permease produces MTALPVVPTVQSPVRRAARLFFRSPGGVIGLALTVLIVLCALLAPLLAPYDPVAYLPADRMQGPSLRHPLGTDLYGRDLLSRVIYGSRISLSVSALSVGLALLVGGLFGALTGYYRGWVDTVVMRVTDVFLAFPAVLLAIALLAFLGGGFWNLTLAIAVAFTAPFARVVRAAVLRTRHAMFVEASGALGATDSRLLWRHVLPNAVGPILVEITLRLAYAILAEAALSFLGLGTQPPAPAWGQMIADGRPFLETNPWISIAPGLAIMFTVLGFNLFGDALRDALDPRLGR; encoded by the coding sequence GTGACGGCCCTGCCGGTCGTCCCCACCGTTCAATCGCCCGTGCGCCGGGCGGCCCGCCTGTTCTTCCGCTCGCCCGGCGGGGTGATCGGCCTCGCGCTGACGGTGCTGATCGTGCTGTGCGCGCTGCTGGCCCCCCTCCTCGCGCCCTACGACCCGGTGGCCTACCTGCCCGCCGACCGGATGCAGGGTCCCAGCCTGCGCCACCCCCTGGGCACCGACCTGTACGGGCGGGACCTGCTCTCGCGGGTGATCTACGGCAGCCGCATCAGCCTGTCGGTGAGTGCCCTCAGCGTGGGCCTGGCCCTGCTGGTGGGGGGGCTGTTCGGGGCGCTGACCGGGTATTACCGGGGCTGGGTGGACACGGTGGTCATGCGGGTGACGGACGTGTTCCTGGCCTTTCCCGCCGTGCTGCTCGCCATCGCCCTGCTCGCCTTTCTGGGCGGCGGCTTCTGGAACCTGACGCTGGCCATCGCGGTGGCCTTCACCGCCCCCTTCGCCCGGGTGGTGCGCGCCGCCGTCCTGCGAACCCGCCACGCCATGTTCGTGGAGGCGAGCGGTGCCCTGGGCGCGACCGACTCGCGGCTGCTGTGGCGGCACGTGTTGCCCAACGCGGTGGGTCCCATCCTGGTCGAGATCACCCTGCGCCTCGCCTACGCCATCCTCGCCGAGGCGGCCCTGAGCTTTCTCGGCCTGGGCACGCAGCCGCCCGCCCCCGCCTGGGGTCAGATGATCGCGGACGGGCGGCCCTTTCTGGAAACGAATCCCTGGATCTCCATCGCCCCCGGCCTGGCGATCATGTTCACCGTGCTGGGCTTCAACCTCTTCGGCGACGCCCTGCGCGACGCCCTCGACCCCCGGCTGGGTCGCTGA
- a CDS encoding alpha/beta fold hydrolase has product MSRTLEVNGVRLVYDDSGDDTGRKTTIVTLHGGPGMGSRVSDWAAFQPLTDHYRLISYDQRGSGESEGAEPYSHAQFVADLEALRTGLNLGRIVVLGGSYGGFIALEYALARPENLHAVILRDTAASNRFQGTSKERALSSGFPMDGETLDRLFSGQIQDNGDFRASFAMIQPLYTVERDPAAEAERLARIPFRYETHNWAFSRNQPTYDLVDRLPEITVPVLVTVGRHDWITPLEASEELAAGLPGGELVVFERSGHSPQIEEQALYLQTVREFLARHLAAVGAA; this is encoded by the coding sequence GTGAGCCGGACCCTGGAGGTCAATGGCGTCCGGCTGGTCTACGACGATTCCGGGGACGACACGGGGCGCAAAACGACCATCGTCACGCTGCACGGCGGGCCGGGGATGGGGAGCCGCGTGAGTGACTGGGCCGCCTTCCAACCGCTCACCGACCACTACCGCCTGATTTCCTACGACCAGCGGGGGAGCGGGGAGTCGGAGGGGGCCGAGCCGTACTCGCACGCGCAGTTCGTGGCGGACCTGGAGGCGTTGCGGACGGGGCTGAATCTGGGCAGGATCGTCGTATTGGGCGGGAGTTACGGCGGCTTCATCGCGTTGGAGTACGCCCTGGCCCGCCCGGAGAACCTGCACGCGGTCATCCTGCGCGACACGGCGGCGAGCAACCGCTTTCAGGGCACCAGCAAGGAGCGGGCGTTGAGCAGCGGCTTCCCGATGGACGGGGAGACGCTCGACCGCCTCTTCTCAGGTCAGATACAGGACAACGGCGACTTCCGTGCCAGCTTCGCCATGATCCAGCCGCTGTACACCGTGGAGCGTGATCCGGCGGCGGAGGCCGAACGCCTCGCCCGCATCCCCTTCCGGTACGAGACCCACAACTGGGCCTTCTCGCGCAACCAGCCGACCTACGATCTGGTGGACCGCCTGCCCGAGATCACGGTGCCCGTCCTGGTGACGGTGGGCCGCCACGACTGGATCACGCCGCTGGAGGCCAGCGAGGAACTGGCCGCCGGGCTGCCGGGGGGCGAACTGGTGGTGTTCGAGCGCAGCGGGCACTCGCCGCAGATCGAAGAACAAGCCCTCTATCTCCAGACCGTCCGCGAGTTCCTGGCCCGTCATCTGGCGGCGGTGGGCGCGGCGTGA
- a CDS encoding cupin domain-containing protein, which yields MERLNVHDDHRRFRALPATVGHLHFPAGTVLPETWHAQDEVSFIHSGSLRAVSGDEEFLIRAGDVTFIPAGERHRAVVLEDVTLSYVLLERE from the coding sequence ATGGAGAGGCTCAACGTTCACGACGACCACCGCCGCTTCCGGGCCCTGCCCGCCACGGTCGGGCACCTCCACTTCCCGGCGGGCACGGTCCTGCCGGAGACCTGGCACGCGCAGGACGAGGTGTCCTTTATCCACAGCGGCTCCCTGCGCGCGGTCAGCGGCGACGAGGAGTTCCTGATCCGGGCCGGGGACGTGACCTTCATCCCCGCCGGGGAACGGCACCGCGCCGTCGTGCTGGAGGACGTGACGCTGAGCTACGTGCTGCTGGAGAGGGAATGA
- a CDS encoding ABC transporter permease has product MSVGWLARRVALALLAAFGVSVLVFALLRLVPGDVVTNLIGLEGNVSPEGQAEMRRLFGLDQPISGQFATWFGSLLRGDLGVSLRTERPVFTDLLLRFPVTLELTLLALLIALLIGVPLGVTAALHRGKLADVLSSGFVLVGLAAPEFWVALLLILLLSLKWPLFPPNGFVPFQESPWENLRSVFLPSLALSLGLAAAVTRIVRASLLEVLTQDYVRTARAKGLAERRVVYRHAMRNALIPVVTVVGLQAGSLLGGAVIIEQIFGLPGVGRYALEGINLRDYPVVQGAVLFIAVSYVLVNVVVDVLYGLIDRRVVYG; this is encoded by the coding sequence ATGAGTGTCGGTTGGCTGGCCCGCCGGGTGGCGCTGGCTCTCCTTGCGGCGTTCGGGGTCAGCGTGCTCGTCTTCGCGCTCCTGCGGCTGGTGCCGGGCGACGTGGTGACGAACCTGATCGGCCTGGAGGGGAACGTCAGCCCGGAGGGGCAGGCGGAGATGCGGCGGCTGTTCGGGCTGGATCAGCCGATCTCCGGGCAGTTCGCCACCTGGTTCGGTAGCCTGCTGCGGGGCGACCTCGGGGTCAGCCTCCGCACCGAGCGTCCGGTGTTCACCGACCTGCTGCTGCGCTTCCCGGTGACGCTGGAACTCACCCTGCTGGCGCTCCTGATCGCCCTCTTGATCGGGGTGCCGCTCGGCGTGACGGCGGCGCTGCACCGGGGCAAGCTCGCCGACGTGCTGTCGAGCGGTTTCGTGCTCGTCGGCCTCGCCGCGCCGGAGTTCTGGGTGGCCCTGCTGCTGATCCTGCTGCTCAGCCTGAAGTGGCCGCTCTTTCCCCCCAACGGCTTCGTGCCGTTTCAGGAGTCCCCCTGGGAGAACCTGCGCTCGGTGTTCCTGCCGTCGCTGGCGCTGAGTCTGGGGCTGGCCGCCGCCGTCACGCGGATCGTGCGCGCGAGCCTGCTGGAGGTCCTGACGCAGGATTACGTCCGCACCGCCCGCGCCAAGGGACTCGCGGAGCGCCGGGTGGTGTACCGCCACGCGATGCGCAACGCCCTGATCCCCGTCGTCACGGTGGTCGGCCTCCAGGCGGGCAGCCTGCTGGGCGGAGCGGTGATCATCGAGCAGATCTTCGGGCTGCCGGGCGTGGGGCGGTACGCGCTGGAGGGCATCAACCTGCGCGACTACCCGGTGGTGCAGGGTGCCGTGCTCTTCATCGCGGTGAGCTACGTGCTCGTCAACGTGGTCGTGGACGTGCTGTACGGGCTGATCGACCGGCGGGTGGTGTACGGGTGA
- a CDS encoding M24 family metallopeptidase, with amino-acid sequence MSDLGPISQQERAARAQAVFDHLDTPLDALVLFDDQFIFYYSGFAFFPTERPIALIITRGGERVLFVPRLEREHAAQTDEAERVVDYPEFPGQPHPMRHLSDLLAELGLDRARLGVDHDGYPPVMGYDGPALSEQLGGARVRRVTRALDHQMALKSPAEVALIRESAHWGAHAHHLLQTYTRVGENETEVEARATKEATASMIAALGEGYRGQNRWLSGAVALYRGQIGVHSALPHAMTTGATFGHGDTLVTGAGAAVWGYLSELERTMFVGEASARQRLFFGHMLNLQDIAFEALRPGRTCAEVDRAVRAYYEREGLWDHWRHHVGHSLGQRIHESPFLDLGDDRPLEPGMVLSVEPGLYVPGLGGFRHSDTILITANGMELLTDYPRDLESLTLPA; translated from the coding sequence GTGAGTGACCTCGGCCCCATCAGTCAGCAGGAGCGCGCGGCGCGGGCGCAAGCGGTCTTCGACCATCTGGATACGCCCCTGGACGCCCTGGTGCTGTTCGACGATCAGTTCATCTTCTACTACAGCGGCTTCGCCTTCTTCCCCACCGAGCGGCCCATCGCCCTGATCATCACGCGGGGCGGCGAGCGCGTCCTCTTCGTGCCCCGGCTGGAGCGCGAACATGCCGCTCAGACCGACGAGGCCGAGCGGGTGGTGGACTACCCGGAGTTTCCCGGCCAGCCCCACCCGATGAGGCACCTGTCCGACCTGCTGGCTGAACTGGGACTGGACCGGGCCAGGCTCGGCGTCGATCACGATGGCTACCCGCCCGTGATGGGCTACGACGGCCCGGCATTGAGTGAGCAGCTTGGAGGGGCCAGAGTTCGACGGGTCACCCGCGCCCTGGACCACCAGATGGCGCTCAAGTCTCCGGCGGAAGTGGCGCTCATCCGGGAAAGCGCCCACTGGGGAGCGCACGCCCACCATCTGCTGCAAACCTATACCCGAGTTGGCGAGAACGAGACGGAGGTCGAAGCCCGCGCCACCAAAGAGGCCACCGCCAGCATGATCGCCGCGCTGGGCGAGGGGTACCGGGGCCAGAACCGCTGGCTGAGCGGCGCGGTAGCCCTCTACCGGGGGCAGATCGGCGTTCACAGCGCCCTGCCGCACGCCATGACCACCGGAGCCACCTTTGGTCACGGCGATACGCTCGTCACCGGGGCTGGGGCCGCCGTCTGGGGCTACCTCAGCGAGCTGGAGCGCACCATGTTCGTGGGGGAGGCGAGCGCGCGGCAGCGGCTCTTCTTCGGGCACATGCTCAACCTGCAAGACATCGCCTTCGAGGCGCTGCGGCCCGGACGCACCTGCGCCGAGGTGGACCGGGCCGTGCGGGCCTACTACGAGCGCGAGGGGCTGTGGGACCACTGGCGGCACCACGTCGGCCACAGCCTGGGGCAACGCATCCACGAGAGTCCCTTTCTGGACCTCGGCGACGACCGCCCCCTGGAACCTGGCATGGTGCTGAGCGTGGAACCGGGCCTGTACGTGCCGGGGCTGGGCGGCTTCCGGCACTCGGACACCATCCTGATCACGGCGAACGGCATGGAGCTGCTGACCGATTACCCCCGCGATCTGGAGAGCCTGACCTTGCCGGCCTGA
- a CDS encoding ABC transporter substrate-binding protein — MNQRHVLKASLLALGLSSGAAAQTSGGVLRAGMQADPVGLDPHVTEATSTRNQLENVYDTLVAFDGSGRIVPSLATRWTASANGLTWTFTLRGGVRFHNGRALEAGDVVYSINRLKNPATRSPRSGDFELVRSVTAPNKTTVVITLSRPFSPLLSKLAFSLNVIVPREAAATLNTRPVGTGPFTFVEYVPQTRMVLRKNPNFWGRDARGTRLPYLDGITYTYLPDPTARVTALRTNTVDWIEYVPATDIKTLQANPQVRVLGGPSANYRALFFNVAQKPLDDARVRRAIAYAINTQEIVDVALLGTGGLPARGTTLPNGNYYAVPDPNYGKPNLERARALLREAGYGGGFTLDLKVTSTYDFLRTPAEIIQAQLAPLGIRVNITALEWSVYLPDILKKNYTATILGESGQGDPDDYLYTPFASDSGGNLTNFKDAGLDRLLDQGRQTSGAAARKAIYAQVQRRLVDLSPMVFLYSSTQYEAATRRVQGYQHYPNTSYLGFRTTWLR, encoded by the coding sequence ATGAACCAGCGTCACGTCCTGAAGGCTTCGCTCCTCGCCCTCGGCCTGTCCTCCGGGGCCGCCGCGCAGACCTCCGGCGGCGTCCTGCGGGCCGGGATGCAGGCCGACCCGGTGGGCCTCGACCCCCACGTCACCGAGGCGACCTCCACCCGCAACCAGCTTGAGAACGTGTACGACACCCTGGTGGCCTTTGACGGCAGCGGGCGGATCGTGCCCTCCCTGGCGACCCGCTGGACGGCGAGCGCGAATGGGCTGACCTGGACATTCACGCTGCGGGGCGGGGTGCGCTTTCACAATGGCCGCGCACTGGAGGCGGGCGACGTGGTGTACTCCATCAACCGCCTCAAGAACCCGGCCACCAGGTCCCCGCGCAGCGGCGACTTTGAACTCGTCAGGTCGGTGACCGCGCCGAACAAGACGACGGTGGTGATCACGCTCAGCAGGCCCTTCTCCCCGCTGCTCAGCAAGCTCGCCTTCAGCCTGAACGTCATCGTGCCCAGGGAGGCGGCGGCCACGCTGAACACCCGGCCCGTGGGGACGGGACCCTTCACCTTCGTGGAGTACGTGCCGCAGACGCGCATGGTGCTGCGGAAGAACCCGAACTTCTGGGGGCGGGACGCGAGGGGCACCCGGCTCCCGTACCTCGACGGCATCACGTACACCTACCTTCCCGACCCCACGGCGCGGGTGACGGCGCTGCGGACGAACACCGTGGACTGGATCGAGTACGTGCCCGCGACCGACATCAAGACGCTCCAGGCCAACCCGCAGGTGCGCGTGCTGGGCGGGCCGAGCGCGAACTACCGGGCGCTGTTTTTCAACGTGGCGCAAAAACCGCTCGACGACGCGCGGGTGCGCCGGGCCATCGCCTACGCCATCAACACCCAGGAGATCGTGGACGTGGCCCTGCTGGGCACGGGGGGCCTGCCCGCGCGCGGCACCACCCTGCCGAACGGCAACTACTACGCCGTGCCCGACCCCAACTACGGCAAGCCCAACCTGGAGCGGGCGCGGGCGCTCCTGCGGGAGGCGGGCTACGGAGGCGGCTTCACGCTCGACCTCAAGGTCACCTCGACCTACGACTTCCTGCGTACGCCCGCCGAGATCATCCAGGCGCAACTCGCGCCCCTGGGGATCAGGGTGAACATCACGGCGCTGGAGTGGAGCGTGTACCTGCCGGACATCCTCAAGAAGAACTACACGGCGACCATCCTGGGCGAGAGCGGGCAGGGCGACCCGGACGACTACCTCTACACCCCCTTTGCGTCCGACAGCGGCGGGAACCTCACGAACTTCAAGGACGCGGGACTCGACCGGCTGCTCGATCAGGGTCGGCAGACCAGTGGTGCGGCGGCCAGAAAAGCCATCTACGCGCAGGTGCAGCGTCGGCTGGTGGACCTCAGCCCGATGGTCTTCCTGTATTCCAGCACGCAGTACGAGGCGGCGACCCGGCGGGTGCAGGGCTACCAGCATTACCCGAACACCAGTTACCTGGGCTTCCGGACCACCTGGCTCCGGTAA
- a CDS encoding ABC transporter substrate-binding protein gives MRKWLLAGLLLAGGASAQTIVFGLSGEPISLDPSVTADGNSAYVQTQMYNSLISFKPGTVDLQPDLAQRWTTSPEGLTWTFYLRQNVRFHDGTPLNAEAVRFNFLRWWDPGFEFGANKSFLGWKNNLGGYRGEASSIVKDVRVRNQYAVDIVLGQPYPALGSVLADAGLFGIASPTAIRKNPAQYGTPAGLAVGTGPFVLKKWTSGVNVELSRNPRYFRAGLPKSDALTFRFVKDPAGRLNELLTGGVDIAGDLLPDQLRSVQSNPRLREVLRPALNLGYLGLNTSYKPLSDVRVRTAIAMALNKKAIVDAFWNGLGTTDGHLLPPPLARYHARTVTDYKFDPAAAKRLLAAAGYPNGFTLDLWYMPVSRPYYPTPKPIAEAMAADLSAVGIKINLKTADWAKYLEDRQNGKLQAFMLGFVYVTDPDSAYTYLIAGGSTTDINWTSPEADAALVSARKLPNAAQRLPLYHKVDEIMFREAVRIPIVHSRLLAASGAGVKGWIPSPTGSEKLDTVEK, from the coding sequence ATGCGTAAATGGCTTCTGGCGGGACTTCTCTTGGCGGGCGGCGCGTCGGCCCAGACCATCGTGTTCGGCCTGAGCGGTGAGCCGATCAGCCTCGATCCCAGCGTCACGGCGGACGGCAACAGCGCCTACGTGCAGACGCAGATGTACAACAGCCTGATCAGCTTCAAGCCCGGCACCGTTGACTTGCAGCCCGACCTGGCGCAGCGCTGGACCACCAGCCCCGAAGGCCTGACCTGGACCTTCTACCTGCGCCAGAACGTCCGCTTTCACGACGGAACGCCGCTGAACGCCGAGGCGGTGCGCTTCAACTTCCTGCGGTGGTGGGACCCCGGCTTCGAGTTCGGCGCGAACAAATCCTTCCTGGGGTGGAAGAACAACCTGGGCGGCTACAGGGGCGAGGCGAGTTCCATCGTCAAGGACGTGAGGGTGAGGAATCAGTACGCCGTCGACATCGTGCTGGGTCAGCCCTACCCGGCCCTCGGCTCGGTGCTGGCCGACGCGGGCCTTTTCGGCATCGCCAGCCCCACGGCCATCCGCAAGAACCCGGCGCAGTACGGCACTCCGGCGGGTCTCGCGGTGGGGACCGGCCCCTTCGTGCTGAAGAAGTGGACCAGCGGCGTGAACGTGGAGTTGAGCCGCAATCCCCGGTACTTCCGCGCCGGGCTGCCCAAATCCGACGCCCTGACCTTCCGCTTCGTCAAGGACCCCGCCGGACGCCTCAACGAGCTGCTGACGGGCGGGGTGGACATCGCGGGCGACCTGCTGCCCGATCAGCTCAGGTCCGTCCAGTCCAATCCCCGGCTCCGGGAGGTGCTGCGCCCGGCCCTCAATCTGGGGTACCTGGGGCTGAACACCAGCTACAAGCCGCTCTCGGACGTGCGGGTTCGCACGGCGATTGCCATGGCCCTGAACAAAAAGGCCATCGTGGACGCCTTCTGGAACGGTCTGGGCACCACCGACGGCCACCTGCTGCCGCCGCCCCTGGCCCGCTACCACGCCAGGACGGTCACGGACTACAAGTTCGACCCGGCGGCGGCCAAGCGCCTGCTGGCGGCGGCGGGCTACCCCAACGGTTTCACGCTGGACCTGTGGTACATGCCCGTCTCGCGCCCGTACTACCCGACCCCCAAACCCATCGCCGAGGCGATGGCCGCCGACCTCTCGGCGGTCGGGATCAAGATCAACCTCAAGACCGCCGACTGGGCCAAGTACCTCGAAGACCGCCAGAACGGCAAGCTCCAGGCCTTCATGCTCGGCTTCGTGTACGTCACCGACCCCGACAGCGCCTACACCTACCTGATCGCGGGCGGCTCGACCACCGACATCAACTGGACCAGCCCGGAGGCGGACGCGGCCTTAGTGAGCGCCCGCAAGCTCCCGAACGCGGCCCAGCGCCTGCCCCTCTACCACAAGGTCGACGAGATCATGTTCAGGGAGGCCGTCCGGATTCCCATCGTGCATTCGCGTCTGCTGGCGGCCAGCGGCGCAGGCGTGAAGGGGTGGATTCCCAGCCCGACGGGTTCGGAGAAGCTGGACACGGTGGAGAAGTAA
- a CDS encoding dipeptidase, which yields MTDLKDAPMQQKNYTGYKSFSYLEAGTDYKVWPLSPELNRVPSRRVEVSAEQEERVRRLFREHLMISLHDHCFVAPQDLSQFLEFRRWGRDFTGYEGLSVSGLDAVFDNLMNGTAMITSRGGWKWEDIVYDLGMRLSDIAHQDMVIHCKTTEDIVNAKKNGQIAFIVSIEGAAMIENELDRLDILYGLGVRCLGIAYSEGNALGAGLKEPRDGGLTVFGRQAVRRMNKLGIAIDVSHSGDQTSLDTIEASEKPIFITHAGARALWNSNRLKPDDVIRACAGKGGVIGIEAAPHTTLTERHPRHSIESFMEHFEYCVNLVGIDHVAFGPDVLFGDHVGLHHALSEALSIGASRGHLQYEEVEYVDGIENPAEAFPNIVRWLVKHGYSDEDIAKATGGNVMRVLKEAWYR from the coding sequence ATGACTGACCTAAAAGACGCTCCGATGCAACAGAAGAATTACACGGGCTACAAGTCCTTCTCCTACCTGGAGGCGGGCACCGACTACAAGGTGTGGCCGCTCAGCCCGGAACTCAACCGGGTCCCCAGCCGCCGGGTGGAGGTCAGCGCCGAGCAGGAGGAGCGGGTGCGGCGTCTCTTCCGCGAACATCTGATGATCTCGCTGCACGACCACTGCTTCGTGGCTCCGCAGGACCTCTCGCAGTTCCTGGAGTTCCGCCGCTGGGGGCGCGACTTCACCGGGTACGAGGGGCTGAGCGTCTCCGGGCTGGACGCCGTGTTCGACAACCTGATGAACGGCACCGCCATGATCACCTCACGCGGCGGCTGGAAGTGGGAGGACATCGTTTACGACCTCGGGATGCGCCTGTCCGACATCGCGCATCAGGACATGGTGATCCACTGCAAGACCACCGAGGACATCGTGAACGCCAAGAAAAACGGCCAGATCGCGTTCATCGTGTCCATCGAGGGCGCGGCGATGATCGAGAACGAACTCGACCGCCTCGACATCCTGTACGGTCTCGGCGTGCGCTGCCTGGGCATCGCCTACAGCGAGGGCAACGCGCTGGGAGCAGGCCTCAAGGAACCTCGCGACGGGGGGCTGACCGTGTTCGGGCGGCAGGCGGTCAGGCGCATGAACAAGCTCGGCATCGCCATCGACGTGAGCCACAGCGGGGACCAGACCTCACTCGACACCATCGAGGCGAGCGAGAAGCCCATCTTCATCACGCACGCCGGGGCGCGCGCCCTGTGGAACTCCAACCGCCTGAAGCCCGACGACGTGATCCGGGCCTGTGCCGGGAAGGGTGGGGTGATCGGCATCGAGGCCGCGCCGCACACCACCCTCACCGAGCGGCACCCACGCCACAGCATCGAGTCCTTCATGGAGCACTTCGAGTACTGCGTGAACCTTGTCGGGATCGACCATGTGGCCTTCGGGCCGGACGTGCTGTTCGGCGATCACGTCGGGCTGCATCACGCGCTCAGCGAGGCGCTGTCCATCGGGGCCTCGCGCGGGCACCTCCAGTACGAGGAGGTCGAGTACGTGGACGGCATCGAGAATCCCGCCGAGGCCTTTCCCAACATCGTGCGTTGGCTGGTGAAACACGGCTACAGCGACGAGGACATCGCCAAGGCGACGGGCGGCAACGTGATGCGGGTGCTGAAGGAGGCGTGGTACCGGTGA
- a CDS encoding M20/M25/M40 family metallo-hydrolase: MPDRPHSGATAKRSMNVQAIHADLERHFDGDLEDIRRFLRQPSISYTGEGIRETARAVADLIASLGGEAEIVETPGHPIVYGELWQDAPRTLLIYGMYDVMPTDEDGWIAEPFGAEIHDLPGLGPSVICRGAVNTKGPLAAFFTAMRAVQRVEGRLPVNLLFAVEGEEEMGSRSFPAFAEEYADRLRRADAVLFPFFEQDEAGMPSLVLGTKGMLYVELICTGGEWGGPTERGIHGSYNAWVANPAWRLTRALASFVDNDETILVDGFFDDVRPLPEREAALLDEQIDAGLFDAGVFRDAYAVRRLKEPDDRRAWHRLFSQPQLNIDGLFAGYTGPETKTVLPHQATAKVDVRMVPNMDPDKVLAGLRAHLDKGGYGDIEIKVYNKYPWSKLSLDEPAVQAMIRTYRALHGELQLWPINPGSAPYYVFERLLGLPYVTGGLGHGSRQHSSNEYCTVAGILDFERSMVTFLDEFTRGQTPEGDEHA, translated from the coding sequence ATGCCAGACAGACCACACAGCGGGGCCACCGCGAAGAGGAGCATGAACGTTCAGGCCATCCACGCCGACCTGGAGCGGCATTTCGACGGCGACCTGGAGGACATCCGCCGCTTCCTGCGCCAGCCCAGCATCAGCTACACGGGCGAGGGCATCCGCGAGACGGCGCGGGCCGTGGCCGACCTGATCGCCTCGCTGGGGGGTGAAGCCGAGATCGTCGAGACGCCGGGCCACCCCATCGTGTACGGCGAGCTGTGGCAGGACGCGCCCCGGACCCTGCTGATCTACGGCATGTACGACGTGATGCCCACCGACGAGGACGGCTGGATCGCCGAGCCGTTCGGGGCCGAGATTCACGACCTGCCGGGGCTGGGGCCGAGCGTCATCTGCCGGGGCGCGGTCAACACCAAGGGACCGCTCGCCGCCTTCTTCACCGCCATGCGCGCCGTTCAGCGGGTCGAGGGGAGGCTCCCCGTCAACCTGCTCTTCGCCGTCGAGGGCGAGGAGGAGATGGGCAGCCGCTCGTTTCCGGCCTTTGCAGAGGAGTACGCAGACAGGCTGAGGCGGGCCGACGCGGTGCTGTTCCCCTTCTTCGAACAGGACGAGGCCGGGATGCCCAGCCTGGTCCTGGGCACCAAGGGGATGCTGTACGTCGAGCTGATCTGCACCGGCGGCGAGTGGGGCGGCCCCACCGAGCGCGGCATCCACGGCAGCTACAACGCCTGGGTGGCGAATCCGGCGTGGCGACTGACGCGGGCGCTCGCCAGCTTTGTCGATAACGACGAGACCATTCTGGTGGACGGCTTTTTCGACGACGTGCGTCCCCTCCCCGAGCGTGAGGCGGCCCTCCTGGATGAGCAGATCGACGCGGGGCTATTCGACGCCGGGGTGTTCCGGGACGCCTACGCCGTGCGGCGGCTCAAGGAGCCGGACGACCGCCGCGCGTGGCACCGCCTCTTCTCGCAGCCGCAACTCAACATCGACGGCCTCTTCGCGGGCTACACCGGCCCGGAGACCAAGACCGTGCTGCCGCATCAGGCGACGGCCAAGGTGGACGTGCGGATGGTTCCCAATATGGACCCAGACAAAGTGCTGGCCGGACTGCGCGCGCATCTGGACAAAGGAGGCTACGGCGACATCGAGATCAAGGTCTACAACAAGTATCCCTGGTCGAAACTCAGCCTGGACGAACCCGCCGTGCAGGCCATGATCCGCACCTACCGGGCGCTGCACGGAGAGCTGCAACTGTGGCCGATCAATCCCGGCAGCGCCCCCTACTACGTCTTCGAGCGGCTGCTGGGCCTGCCCTACGTCACCGGCGGCCTGGGGCACGGCTCGCGGCAGCATTCCAGCAACGAGTACTGCACGGTCGCGGGCATCCTGGACTTCGAGCGGTCGATGGTCACGTTTCTGGACGAATTCACGCGGGGTCAGACCCCGGAGGGAGACGAACATGCGTAA